From the Carya illinoinensis cultivar Pawnee chromosome 4, C.illinoinensisPawnee_v1, whole genome shotgun sequence genome, one window contains:
- the LOC122306388 gene encoding uncharacterized protein LOC122306388, whose translation MTVRQYASKFVELLRFAPHLVHTEALKAEKFERGLNPRIMDSLLALKIRKFADLEDRAVILEENLRVRAGEFNQRKRPFYAMEQNKGKRPMYSSMPEPIQVVKPPQRGTTAPHPACQNCGKRHVGKCLMGTNIYFKCGKIGHLARECTMLVAPNTQVQNQRQKNLAPARVFALTFDDADTSPNVVTGILPLFSHRALVLFDSGATHSFISRKYACLSERAPEPLEPVMSVSSPLGKSMICQFVLKGCAIKIQD comes from the coding sequence ATGACAGTGAGACAGTATGCATCAAAATTTGTGGAGTTGTTGAGATTTGCCCCACACTTGGTCCACACTGAGGCACTGAAGGCCGAGAAGTTTGAGCGAGGCCTAAACCCCAGAATTATGGACTCCCTTCTTGCATTGAAAATTAGAAAGTTCGCAGACTTGGAAGATAGAGCAGTGATACTTGAGGAGAATTTACGAGTCCGGGCAGGGGAATTCAATCAAAGGAAGAGGCCATTTTATGCCATGGAGCAAAATAAGGGCAAGAGACCTATGTACAGCTCGATGCCCGAGCCAATCCAAGTGGTCAAACCTCCCCAACGTGGTACAACAGCGCCTCACCCCGCATGCCAAAACTGTGGCAAACGTCATGTCGGGAAGTGCCTTATGGGGACTAACATCTACTTTAAATGTGGTAAGATAGGTCATTTGGCACGGGAGTGTACAATGCTTGTGGCTCCTAATACTCAAGTGCAGAATCAAAGGCAGAAGAATCTAGCACCGGCTCGAGTTTTTGCGTTAACATTTGATGATGCTGATACTTCTCCTAATGTGGTAACAGGTATTCTTCCCCTATTTTCGCATCGTGCTTTAGTActatttgattctggtgctacGCATTCATTTATATCTCGTAAATATGCATGCCTGAGCGAGAGAGCACCTGAACCTCTTGAGCCAGTGATGTCTGTTTCTTCACCTCTTGGGAAATCCATGATTTGTCAGTTTGTGCTGAAGGGTTGTGCGATAAAGATACAAGATTGA
- the LOC122306995 gene encoding GDSL esterase/lipase At2g42990 isoform X1 produces MAYLHVSWLLILVHILILVAKSKAKVPAIIVFGDSSVDAGNNNQIQTIARSNFDPYGRDFPGGRPTGRFSNGRIPPDFISEAFGLKPVIPAYLDPMYNISDFATGVCFASAGTGYDDATSDVLGVIPLWREVELYKDYQKTLKDYVGEGKANEILSEALYLISMGTNDFLENYYTLPNRQSQFTIKQYEDFLIILARNFIQELYELGARKMSLTGVPPMGCLPLERTTNIMDNHGCVDRYNNLAMEFNGKLKGLVAMLNKELPGLELVFADAFNIFMQIITRPSTYGFEVVEVGCCGTGTFEMSYLCDPQSPCTCRDANKYVFWDAFHPSEKTSQIISHYLFKMFLAKFL; encoded by the exons ATGGCATACTTGCATGTCTCATGGTTATTGATCTTGGTTCACATCCTAATACTAGTAGCAAAATCCAAAGCCAAAGTTCCGGCAATTATAGTGTTTGGAGACTCATCCGTGGATGCAGGTAACAACAACCAGATTCAGACAATTGCAAGGAGCAATTTCGACCCTTATGGTCGAGATTTTCCCGGTGGCCGCCCAACCGGAAGGTTCTCTAATGGTCGCATTCCTCCTGACTTTATCTCCGAGGCTTTTGGCCTCAAGCCAGTAATACCAGCCTACTTAGATCCAATGTATAACATCTCAGATTTTGCTACCGGTGTTTGCTTTGCCTCTGCTGGAACTGGCTATGACGATGCCACTTCTGATGTGCTG GGAGTGATACCTTTATGGAGAGAAGTGGAGTTATACAAGGATTACCAGAAGACTTTGAAAGACTATGTTGGAGAAGGGAAGGCAAACGAAATACTGAGCGAGGCTTTATACTTGATTAGTATGGGAACAAACGATTTCCTGGAGAACTATTACACACTCCCTAATCGACAATCCCAGTTCACCATCAAACAGTACGAGGATTTCCTCATCATACTGGCAAGGAATTTCATTCAGGAACTGTACGAACTAGGAGCTCGGAAGATGTCCTTAACTGGTGTTCCTCCAATGGGATGTTTGCCATTAGAGAGGACCACAAATATTATGGATAATCATGGTTGCGTAGACAGATACAACAACTTGGCCATGGAATTTAATGGGAAATTGAAGGGTTTGGTGGCAATGCTGAACAAGGAGCTTCCTGGGCTTGAACTGGTTTTTGCAGatgcatttaacatttttatgcAAATCATTACCAGGCCCTCTACATATG GATTCGAGGTTGTAGAAGTGGGTTGCTGCGGCACTGGGACATTTGAGATGAGCTACCTCTGCGATCCACAAAGTCCATGTACATGCAGAGATGCAAATAAATATGTGTTTTGGGATGCTTTCCATCCTTCTGAGAAAACAAGTCAGATAATCTcccattatttatttaaaatgtttCTGGCTAAGTTCCTTTGA
- the LOC122306995 gene encoding GDSL esterase/lipase At2g42990 isoform X2 yields MAYLHVSWLLILVHILILVAKSKAKVPAIIVFGDSSVDAGNNNQIQTIARSNFDPYGRDFPGGRPTGRFSNGRIPPDFISEAFGLKPVIPAYLDPMYNISDFATGVCFASAGTGYDDATSDVLGVIPLWREVELYKDYQKTLKDYVGEGKANEILSEALYLISMGTNDFLENYYTLPNRQSQFTIKQYEDFLIILARNFIQELYELGARKMSLTGVPPMGCLPLERTTNIMDNHGCVDRYNNLAMEFNGKLKGLVAMLNKELPGLELVFADAFNIFMQIITRPSTYEFITVHAQTRKSSL; encoded by the exons ATGGCATACTTGCATGTCTCATGGTTATTGATCTTGGTTCACATCCTAATACTAGTAGCAAAATCCAAAGCCAAAGTTCCGGCAATTATAGTGTTTGGAGACTCATCCGTGGATGCAGGTAACAACAACCAGATTCAGACAATTGCAAGGAGCAATTTCGACCCTTATGGTCGAGATTTTCCCGGTGGCCGCCCAACCGGAAGGTTCTCTAATGGTCGCATTCCTCCTGACTTTATCTCCGAGGCTTTTGGCCTCAAGCCAGTAATACCAGCCTACTTAGATCCAATGTATAACATCTCAGATTTTGCTACCGGTGTTTGCTTTGCCTCTGCTGGAACTGGCTATGACGATGCCACTTCTGATGTGCTG GGAGTGATACCTTTATGGAGAGAAGTGGAGTTATACAAGGATTACCAGAAGACTTTGAAAGACTATGTTGGAGAAGGGAAGGCAAACGAAATACTGAGCGAGGCTTTATACTTGATTAGTATGGGAACAAACGATTTCCTGGAGAACTATTACACACTCCCTAATCGACAATCCCAGTTCACCATCAAACAGTACGAGGATTTCCTCATCATACTGGCAAGGAATTTCATTCAGGAACTGTACGAACTAGGAGCTCGGAAGATGTCCTTAACTGGTGTTCCTCCAATGGGATGTTTGCCATTAGAGAGGACCACAAATATTATGGATAATCATGGTTGCGTAGACAGATACAACAACTTGGCCATGGAATTTAATGGGAAATTGAAGGGTTTGGTGGCAATGCTGAACAAGGAGCTTCCTGGGCTTGAACTGGTTTTTGCAGatgcatttaacatttttatgcAAATCATTACCAGGCCCTCTACATATG AATTCATAACCGTTCATGCACAAACTCGGAAGTCCAGCTTATAA